A window of Hugenholtzia roseola DSM 9546 contains these coding sequences:
- a CDS encoding CusA/CzcA family heavy metal efflux RND transporter has protein sequence MLDNLIGFSIRNKLIISILTLVWIGFGLYAAFQLPLDAVPDITNNQVQIVTLSPALTPQEMERFVTQPIEMAVANVPNVTEIRSISKFGLSIVTVVFKESVPILQARQLISEQLKIAETNIPAYISPPELMPITTGLGEIYQYTLTPKEGYENRYSPTDLRTIQDWLIKRQMAGIEGVVEISSFGGYLKQYEISVSPEKLRNLDLTINDLYDALAKENQNAGGGYIEKNQRRYYVRGEGLYENLDQIRQTLLTKIGDKPILIGDIAEVKFGAAPRLGAMTQDGKGEAVGGIVLMRKGENSYQVVERVKQRVAKIQKTLPEGLEIQPYLVRSDLISKAINTVSQNLIEGGLIVIFVLVLLLGNLRAGFVVASVIPLSMLFALSMMHLFGVSANLMSLGAIDFGLIVDGSVIIVENMVHHLHQHFAGKKLDQKQMDNAVFSSSVQIRSSAAFGEIIILMVYLPILTLVGIEGKMFQPMAQTVIFAILGAFILSLTYVPMMSAWILSKTVSEKATFSDKLVLKLQNLYRPILEKALALRLLLVGFTAFLFGLSLWIFARMGGEFIPTLEEGDLAMQIVLPAGAALEESVKTSDQAAKILKANFPEVKSVVAKIGTAEIPTDPMSIEDTDVTILLKPKSEWVSASDRKVLVEKMKEKLAVLAHANFEFTQPIELRFNELITGAKSDIAIKIYGEDLNLLHQKAKEAERIIQNVQGIGDLRVEQTVGLPQIVVRPKREQLAQYGLTLQDLNRILETAFAGAVVGQVFEGEKRFDLVVRFDEQYRNDIEQVRNLYVPLPQNQTPNQTQSQAQNQAVIQLPLSELAEIGFEESAALISRENTRRRITIGVNVRNRDVESLVGEISTLLDAQLKLPTGYEIRYGGQFENLQAAKERLLIAVPLALLLIFVLLYFTFHSLGQALLIFSAVPLSAIGGILALWLRDMPFSISAGVGFIALFGVAVLNGIVLIGHFNHLEKKGKNLRERVLEGSVDRLRPVLMTAATAALGFLPMAISTAAGAEVQKPLATVVIGGLITATFLTLFLLPIFYQFSYAFSEQIAKIKPQKPLTTVLFWGLLLFSGANLANAPLHAQTQKQDTLYLDLDGLTAQMEKALWLEGENLQIQAARKEEKTAFLLPKTDFTLQYGHINSAFPTDRLWQINQNLPFPTLFAAQKKALQAQTQSLEAFKKLKIVEAKRELRLAYAAWQHNAEKIILLQKQDSLLQELEKIATLRLQSGETDALETQLFALQRAQIVQERLLLEAERNDFITTLNKWAANAQNFLLPLPTPHLRQRLQSPLPLSNAADTSKIKGNAFLSYFHTQSQLKERLWKLEKQKMLPDLQIGAFNIGFEGEVRASYNVLQIGISIPLFLAPYRAAAESKRQQWQAATETQRWQQQVLTQNYQALLLKRQTLEKNIALFESSQRKVAQNLLDLAEKQYRAGATNYLLVGEARKQALQVEMQYLDMILKYNQNTAEILFFLE, from the coding sequence ATGCTCGACAATCTTATCGGATTTTCTATCCGCAATAAGCTCATTATCAGCATCTTAACTTTGGTATGGATTGGCTTCGGACTCTATGCGGCTTTTCAATTACCCTTAGATGCCGTTCCCGACATTACCAACAATCAGGTGCAAATTGTTACGCTCTCGCCTGCCCTTACGCCGCAGGAGATGGAGCGATTCGTAACACAACCCATAGAAATGGCAGTGGCAAACGTACCCAACGTAACCGAAATTCGCTCCATTTCCAAGTTCGGACTCTCTATCGTTACGGTGGTTTTCAAAGAAAGCGTGCCTATTTTGCAAGCAAGGCAGCTTATTTCCGAGCAGCTTAAAATTGCTGAAACCAACATTCCTGCCTACATTTCGCCCCCCGAATTGATGCCCATTACAACAGGTTTGGGCGAAATATACCAATACACGCTCACGCCCAAAGAGGGCTATGAAAACCGTTACTCCCCTACCGATTTGCGCACCATTCAAGATTGGCTCATCAAAAGGCAGATGGCAGGCATTGAGGGCGTGGTAGAAATTAGCTCTTTTGGGGGCTACCTCAAACAGTACGAAATTAGTGTTTCGCCCGAAAAACTGCGCAATTTAGACCTGACTATCAACGACTTATATGATGCCCTTGCCAAAGAAAACCAAAATGCAGGAGGCGGTTATATAGAAAAAAACCAACGCCGCTACTATGTGCGAGGCGAAGGGCTATATGAAAATTTAGACCAAATCAGACAAACCCTGCTGACCAAAATTGGCGACAAACCCATCTTGATAGGCGATATTGCCGAAGTCAAGTTTGGGGCTGCCCCGCGCTTAGGCGCAATGACCCAAGACGGAAAAGGCGAAGCCGTAGGTGGCATTGTTTTGATGCGAAAGGGCGAAAATTCGTATCAGGTGGTAGAAAGGGTAAAACAGCGCGTGGCGAAGATACAAAAAACGCTACCCGAAGGCTTAGAAATTCAGCCTTACTTGGTGCGCTCCGATTTGATTTCGAAAGCCATCAATACGGTGAGTCAGAACCTTATCGAAGGGGGCTTGATAGTGATTTTTGTCTTGGTCTTGCTTTTGGGCAACCTACGGGCAGGCTTTGTCGTCGCTTCGGTGATTCCGCTTTCTATGCTTTTTGCCCTTTCTATGATGCACCTTTTTGGCGTGTCGGCAAATTTGATGAGTTTGGGTGCGATAGATTTTGGTCTGATTGTCGATGGCTCGGTGATTATTGTTGAAAATATGGTGCATCATCTACACCAACATTTTGCAGGGAAAAAATTAGACCAAAAACAAATGGACAATGCCGTTTTTAGCTCTTCGGTGCAAATCCGCAGTTCGGCGGCTTTTGGCGAAATTATTATCCTGATGGTCTATTTGCCTATCCTAACTTTGGTAGGAATAGAGGGCAAGATGTTCCAACCTATGGCGCAGACGGTCATTTTTGCCATCTTGGGCGCATTTATCCTTTCGCTTACTTATGTCCCGATGATGTCGGCGTGGATTTTATCTAAAACGGTAAGTGAAAAGGCTACATTTTCCGATAAATTGGTCTTGAAATTACAAAATCTCTACCGCCCGATTTTGGAAAAAGCCTTAGCCCTTCGCCTGCTTTTGGTAGGATTTACTGCCTTTCTTTTTGGGTTGAGCCTCTGGATTTTCGCACGCATGGGGGGCGAATTTATCCCTACCCTCGAAGAGGGCGATTTGGCAATGCAAATTGTGCTGCCCGCAGGAGCGGCTTTGGAAGAGAGTGTCAAGACTTCTGACCAAGCCGCCAAGATTCTCAAAGCGAATTTCCCCGAAGTAAAAAGTGTGGTAGCTAAAATAGGCACAGCCGAAATTCCGACCGACCCTATGTCCATCGAGGATACCGACGTGACGATTCTCTTGAAGCCAAAGTCTGAATGGGTGTCGGCAAGCGATAGGAAAGTATTGGTAGAAAAGATGAAAGAAAAGTTAGCCGTCTTAGCGCATGCCAACTTCGAATTTACACAGCCTATCGAGTTGCGTTTCAATGAACTTATTACGGGTGCAAAATCCGACATCGCCATTAAAATCTATGGCGAAGACCTCAACCTTTTGCACCAAAAGGCAAAAGAAGCCGAGCGCATTATCCAAAATGTGCAGGGCATTGGCGACTTGCGCGTGGAGCAGACCGTAGGCTTGCCCCAAATTGTGGTCAGACCCAAACGCGAGCAGTTGGCACAGTACGGTCTGACGCTGCAAGATTTGAATCGCATCTTAGAAACTGCCTTTGCAGGGGCAGTAGTGGGGCAGGTCTTTGAAGGCGAAAAAAGGTTTGATTTAGTCGTTCGTTTCGATGAGCAATACCGCAACGACATCGAGCAGGTGCGAAACCTTTATGTGCCGTTGCCTCAAAACCAAACGCCAAATCAGACCCAGAGTCAGGCTCAAAATCAGGCAGTTATCCAACTTCCGCTTTCCGAATTGGCAGAGATAGGCTTTGAAGAATCGGCAGCTCTCATTTCGCGCGAAAACACGCGCCGCCGCATTACCATTGGCGTAAATGTGCGCAACCGCGACGTGGAAAGTTTGGTAGGCGAAATTTCGACGCTTTTAGATGCCCAGCTCAAATTGCCTACGGGCTATGAAATTCGTTATGGGGGGCAATTCGAAAACTTGCAAGCGGCAAAAGAACGCCTCCTGATAGCCGTTCCGCTTGCCCTGCTGCTTATTTTTGTCTTGCTATACTTCACCTTTCACTCTTTGGGGCAGGCTCTGCTTATCTTTTCGGCAGTCCCACTTTCGGCGATAGGGGGTATTTTGGCTCTTTGGTTGCGCGATATGCCTTTTAGCATTTCGGCAGGTGTGGGTTTTATCGCCCTTTTTGGGGTAGCGGTTCTGAATGGTATCGTCTTAATTGGTCATTTCAACCATTTGGAAAAGAAAGGCAAAAACCTACGTGAGCGCGTCTTGGAAGGCAGTGTTGATAGGTTGCGCCCTGTCTTGATGACGGCAGCCACTGCCGCTTTGGGCTTCCTGCCGATGGCAATTTCTACGGCGGCAGGGGCAGAGGTGCAAAAGCCTTTGGCTACCGTTGTGATTGGCGGCTTGATAACAGCGACTTTTCTGACGCTTTTCCTATTGCCCATTTTCTATCAGTTTTCGTATGCTTTTTCCGAACAGATAGCCAAAATCAAACCCCAAAAACCGCTAACAACGGTGCTTTTTTGGGGCTTGCTGCTATTTTCGGGTGCAAATTTGGCAAATGCGCCACTCCATGCCCAAACACAAAAACAGGATACCCTTTATCTCGACCTCGATGGGCTAACGGCACAGATGGAAAAGGCACTTTGGTTGGAAGGTGAAAATTTGCAAATCCAAGCCGCACGTAAGGAGGAAAAAACAGCCTTTCTACTGCCCAAAACGGATTTTACACTCCAATATGGGCATATCAATAGTGCCTTTCCGACGGATAGGCTTTGGCAAATCAACCAAAATTTGCCCTTTCCTACCCTTTTTGCAGCACAGAAAAAAGCCCTACAAGCGCAAACGCAAAGCCTTGAAGCCTTCAAAAAGCTTAAAATTGTAGAAGCCAAACGCGAACTCCGCCTCGCCTATGCCGCTTGGCAGCACAATGCCGAAAAAATCATACTCCTACAAAAACAAGATAGTCTTTTGCAGGAATTAGAAAAAATTGCGACGCTAAGGCTGCAAAGTGGTGAAACGGACGCGCTCGAAACCCAACTTTTTGCCTTGCAAAGGGCGCAAATTGTGCAGGAACGCCTCCTTTTAGAAGCGGAAAGAAACGATTTCATCACAACCCTCAATAAGTGGGCGGCAAATGCACAAAACTTCCTACTCCCTTTGCCTACCCCTCATCTGCGTCAGAGGCTACAAAGTCCGCTCCCTTTGTCCAACGCCGCCGATACAAGCAAAATAAAAGGCAATGCCTTTCTTTCCTACTTTCATACACAAAGCCAACTGAAAGAACGCCTTTGGAAATTAGAAAAGCAAAAAATGCTGCCCGATTTGCAGATAGGGGCTTTCAATATTGGGTTTGAAGGCGAGGTAAGGGCGAGCTATAATGTCTTGCAAATAGGCATTTCTATTCCGCTTTTCCTTGCGCCTTATCGTGCCGCCGCAGAGAGCAAACGGCAACAATGGCAGGCAGCCACAGAAACGCAACGTTGGCAGCAGCAAGTTCTGACGCAAAACTATCAAGCCTTGCTTCTCAAAAGGCAGACTTTGGAGAAAAATATCGCGCTCTTCGAAAGTTCGCAGCGAAAAGTGGCGCAAAACCTATTAGACTTGGCAGAAAAACAGTATCGCGCAGGAGCTACCAACTATTTGCTGGTAGGCGAAGCGCGAAAGCAAGCCTTACAGGTAGAGATGCAGTATTTGGATATGATTTTAAAATACAATCAAAATACAGCAGAAATTTTATTCTTTTTAGAATAA
- a CDS encoding SpoIIE family protein phosphatase, with translation MNIYLKLVLLCLFMVLFASGSLYYFVNEESRQTLETQIAVRLERQSSFAVSSIDRFIFERLIDIKQLAQDPILTREDKIDTAVVADRLKELKLKNPLYESISFFDNNRLRVADSENNKVGETHALEGYWKKIDGDHEVVMDIDRSESLQKVVFHFASVVRNDYGERLGVIVSRVDVNKMHEIIEEILVQDSLMQVKNVDLIDRDGFLLYSNHNPEGLLTQKYDQAEVLKYFKETDEHYHEFDDKLYFYTKETGYSSYAGSDWAMIIAVPREVAYKPVYELRFQVLLTLIPVILLSVVLALLIARFFVKPIVSLTNVAQQMAKGDLDAHLKYRGSDEIGKLAESFSKMAATIKLKIKEQEDANAELNAINERIETKYAQINEQKIEIELQRDQIEMQNSALNEAFNEIEKQNKAITASINYAERIQRSTLPDHEIFNQYFPKSFVLYKPRDIVSGDFYWFDEVEKENEKYLVIAVGDCTGHGVPGGFMSMLGNNLLTTIVSLASITDPMEILKEINDDIRKMLHQDSQVENSRDGMELSLCTINLKTKQLFYAGAGRPLYLFREGQFIECKGDRASLGGVTAIQRKKNTIGELNLQVHQFYLQENDVIYLFSDGYKDQFGGEDGRVYSSKRFKNLLYKIHQKPMEKQRELLAQELENWKDGRKQTDDIVVLGFKV, from the coding sequence ATGAATATCTATCTCAAATTAGTATTGCTGTGCCTTTTCATGGTATTATTTGCCAGTGGGTCGCTATACTATTTTGTTAATGAAGAAAGCCGTCAGACGCTCGAAACGCAAATCGCTGTCCGTTTAGAAAGACAGTCTTCTTTTGCTGTGAGTAGCATCGACCGCTTTATCTTCGAAAGGCTGATAGATATAAAACAACTTGCCCAAGACCCTATCCTAACGCGCGAAGATAAAATCGATACCGCCGTTGTAGCAGACCGCCTTAAAGAATTAAAACTTAAAAATCCGCTTTACGAATCTATTTCCTTTTTTGATAACAACCGTCTGCGCGTCGCCGATTCGGAAAACAACAAAGTAGGCGAAACACACGCCTTAGAGGGTTATTGGAAAAAAATAGACGGCGACCATGAAGTCGTCATGGACATCGACCGCTCCGAATCGCTCCAAAAAGTAGTCTTTCACTTTGCCTCAGTAGTGCGCAATGACTACGGCGAACGCTTAGGCGTTATTGTTTCGCGCGTAGATGTCAATAAGATGCACGAAATTATAGAGGAGATTTTGGTGCAGGATTCGCTCATGCAGGTAAAAAACGTCGACCTGATAGATAGAGATGGCTTTTTGCTCTATTCCAACCACAATCCCGAAGGGCTACTGACCCAGAAATACGACCAAGCAGAAGTGCTAAAATACTTCAAAGAAACCGACGAACATTATCACGAATTTGACGACAAACTTTATTTTTATACCAAAGAAACAGGATATAGCAGTTATGCAGGCAGCGATTGGGCTATGATTATCGCTGTGCCGCGCGAGGTTGCCTACAAGCCCGTCTATGAATTGCGTTTTCAGGTCTTGCTTACACTTATCCCCGTTATTTTGCTTTCGGTTGTGCTTGCTTTGCTCATAGCACGTTTTTTCGTAAAGCCCATTGTAAGCCTAACCAATGTTGCCCAGCAGATGGCAAAAGGCGATTTAGATGCCCATCTCAAATACAGAGGCTCTGATGAAATTGGCAAATTAGCCGAAAGTTTTAGTAAGATGGCAGCCACTATCAAACTCAAAATCAAGGAGCAAGAAGATGCCAATGCCGAACTAAACGCCATCAATGAGCGCATAGAAACCAAATATGCGCAAATCAATGAGCAAAAAATAGAGATAGAATTGCAGCGCGACCAAATCGAGATGCAAAACTCTGCCCTCAATGAAGCCTTCAATGAAATTGAAAAGCAGAACAAAGCCATCACCGCCAGCATCAACTATGCCGAGCGTATCCAACGTTCTACTTTGCCCGACCATGAAATTTTTAACCAATACTTCCCCAAATCTTTCGTCCTATACAAACCGCGCGACATCGTAAGTGGCGATTTTTATTGGTTTGATGAGGTAGAAAAGGAAAACGAAAAATATTTGGTCATTGCCGTAGGCGATTGCACAGGGCATGGCGTGCCGGGGGGCTTTATGTCTATGCTTGGCAATAATTTGCTCACCACCATTGTTTCTTTGGCTTCCATCACCGACCCGATGGAAATTTTAAAGGAAATCAACGACGACATCCGCAAGATGCTCCACCAAGACAGTCAGGTAGAAAATAGCCGCGACGGTATGGAACTTTCCCTTTGTACCATCAATTTGAAGACCAAGCAGCTCTTTTATGCAGGCGCAGGCAGACCGCTCTACCTATTCCGCGAAGGGCAGTTTATAGAATGTAAAGGCGATAGGGCTTCTTTGGGCGGCGTTACGGCTATCCAGCGCAAGAAAAACACAATCGGGGAGCTAAATTTGCAGGTTCATCAATTCTACCTGCAAGAAAACGATGTCATCTACCTTTTTTCAGACGGTTACAAAGACCAATTTGGGGGCGAAGACGGCAGAGTTTATTCCTCTAAAAGGTTTAAAAATCTACTCTATAAAATCCATCAAAAACCGATGGAAAAACAGCGCGAACTTTTGGCACAAGAATTAGAAAATTGGAAAGACGGACGCAAGCAAACCGACGATATTGTTGTGTTGGGTTTCAAAGTTTAA